One window from the genome of Manis pentadactyla isolate mManPen7 chromosome 15, mManPen7.hap1, whole genome shotgun sequence encodes:
- the CLEC3A gene encoding C-type lectin domain family 3 member A — MAKNGLVIYFLVITLLLDQTTSHPSKFKARKHSKRRVKEKDGDLKTQIEKLWREVNALKEMQALQTVCLRGTKVHKKCYLPSEGLKQFHEANEDCISKGGTLVIPRNSDEINALRDYGKRSLPGVNDFWLGINDMVTEGKFVDVNGVAISFLNWDRAQPNGGKQENCALFSQSAQGKWSDEVCRSSKRYICEFIIPQ, encoded by the exons ATGGCAAAGAATGGACTTGTAATTTACTTCCTGGTTATCACCTTACTCCTGGACCAGACCACCAGCCACCCATCCAAATTCAAAGCCAGGAAGCACAGCAAACGCCGAGTGAAAG AAAAGGATGGAGACCTGAAGACTCAAATTGAAAAGCTCTGGAGAGAAGTCAATGCCCTGAAGGAGATGCAAGCCCTGCAGACAG TCTGTCTCCGAGGCACAAAAGTTCACAAGAAATGCTACCTTCCTTCAGAGGGCTTGAAGCAATTCCATGAAGCTAATGAAGACTGCATTTCCAAGGGAGGGACTCTGGTTATCCCCAGAAACTCTGATGAGATCAATGCCCTCCGAGACTATGGTAAAAGGAGTCTGCCCGGTGTCAACGACTTTTGGCTGGGCATCAACGATATGGTCACAGAAGGCAAGTTTGTTGATGTCAATGGAgttgccatctccttcctcaactGGGACCGTGCACAGCCTAATGGTGGTAAGCAGGAAAACTGTGCACTGTTCTCCCAGTCAGCTCAGGGCAAATGGAGTGACGAGGTCTGTCGTAGCAGCAAGAGGTATATATGTGAGTTCATCATTCCTCAGTAG